The following are encoded in a window of Torulaspora globosa chromosome 4, complete sequence genomic DNA:
- the TIM50 gene encoding protein translocase subunit TIM50 (ancestral locus Anc_8.527), whose translation MISLARHSAKLVSRLSSVEARPSLLLSKRTLTHTSRLLQEKPKTPQSILTEELLAKAGVEVENKAEQPKEGESRSAEGQGSSGGSSKRRRKRQTSTDIKRERYANWFYILSLSGLTGAALYMGRDWEENESDELKKGIENGYTPGLMFSRFRARFNSMFNYFKEPPFEDLLPPPPPAPYQRPLTLVLTLEDLLVHSEWSQKYGWRTAKRPGCDYFLGYLSQYYEIVLFSSNYMMYAEKIAEKLDPIHAFISYNLFKEHCVYKDGVHVKDLSKLNRDLGKVVVIDTDPNSYKLQPENAIPMEPWNGEADDRLLRLIPFLEYLATQQVNDVRPILNSFNDKKEIPAEFDGRVHKLKEKFYNEQKTKTQGNWALKLLGVANAMGSGQAKFPLDLIREEGEKNYVRFMQLIEEEKEKIRIQQEQLGGQTFTLKDYVEGNIPSPEEQMKMQMEKQQEIDAIYEKKKQEKLQHQQQQPQKP comes from the coding sequence ATGATCTCTCTAGCAAGACACTCGGCGAAGTTGGTGTCGAGGCTCTCCTCTGTGGAGGCTCGCCCTTCGCTATTGCTGAGCAAAAGAACACTGACTCATACCTCGAGACTGCTGCAGGAAAAGCCCAAGACCCCCCAATCTATCTTAACGGAAGAGCTGCTGGCCAAAGCTGGGGTTGAAGTGGAAAATAAGGCCGAACAACCAAAGGAGGGAGAGTCCCGGTCTGCAGAAGGCCAAGGCAGCAGCGGTGGCAGCAGcaagaggagaagaaagagacagACGTCGACGGATATTAAGAGAGAAAGATATGCGAACTGGTTTTACATCCTTTCGTTGTCGGGGCTTACTGGTGCAGCGCTATACATGGGCAGAGATTGGGAAGAAAACGAGTCAGATGAGTTAAAGAAGGGCATCGAGAACGGCTACACTCCCGGGTTGATGTTTTCGAGGTTCAGAGCTCGTTTCAATTCGATGTTTAACTACTTCAAGGAACCGcctttcgaagatcttctgcCACCGCCCCCACCGGCGCCATACCAGAGACCGCTGACGTTGGTCCTAACGCTGGAAGACTTGCTTGTTCACTCGGAGTGGTCGCAGAAGTACGGCTGGAGAACGGCAAAGAGACCCGGGTGTGACTATTTCCTCGGCTACCTTTCGCAATACTACGAGATCGTGCTGTTCTCTTCGAACTATATGATGTATGCTGAGAAGATCGCTGAAAAACTAGATCCAATCCACGCGTTTATCTCTTACAACCTGTTCAAGGAGCACTGTGTCTATAAGGACGGGGTTCACGTCAAGGATCTGTCAAAGCTGAACCGGGACCTGGGCAAAGTTGTCGTCATCGACACAGACCCGAACAGCTACAAGCTGCAGCCAGAGAACGCAATCCCCATGGAGCCCTGGAACGGCGAGGCCGATGACAGGCTTCTAAGGCTAATACCATTCCTGGAGTACCTTGCCACGCAGCAGGTCAACGACGTCAGGCCcatcttgaacagcttcaacgacaagaaggagatACCAGCTGAGTTCGATGGCCGCGTTCACAAGCTCAAGGAGAAGTTTTACAACGAACAGAAGACGAAGACTCAAGGCAACTGGGCTCTCAAACTGCTCGGCGTAGCCAACGCTATGGGTTCAGGGCAGGCGAAGTTTCCGCTGGACTTGATTCGCGAGGAAGGTGAGAAGAACTACGTACGCTTCATGCAGCTgatcgaagaagagaaggaaaagatcagaatACAGCAGGAACAGCTCGGTGGTCAGACTTTCACGCTCAAGGACTACGTGGAGGGAAATATTCCTTCTCCAGAGGAACAAATGAAGATGCAAATGGAGAAGCaacaagaaatcgatgccatctacgagaagaagaagcaggaaaaaCTAcagcatcagcagcagcagcctcaAAAGCCCTAG
- the COS111 gene encoding Cos111p (ancestral locus Anc_8.526) → MGVSSQRYPKVNIVSNDYGRYGTSVYQKLYSRNNAVNDVNTYPYGRNQEAAPACRNAASTGSAICDENPLIETATFCSTATSTTRGANDGTSSADEGRSVDIASVVDVAADSSSRRLKIKKYRSLISSSSKKLINRLHEHGSSDTFSIFSLRTSQSHKHELMRSEPIIHEVRTLPSATFQSLPVEIVANILLMLGDECQHDLVNCLYVSRTFYNATKMVLYREPMFTSTYRVAQFVTSLRLHPENGMYVRTLDLSRLKNGLVAQDTDDDPSRDFTDPQSSSDMEDADYEYALASWRDWRYRHDSLYGAAALNSYNLKKVVSRASSISSQATSSGISSASGGHGHCSTASSLHPRGHRSNSSVSSFTSSIMSSLQNSSHLSLVSTFSTANEAGHSQTLNRTNKSHGLSRRRPADGKTVLNNKKLSEDDESTMRDSLWLRIRRGPRYRRLLKAKKATQVTNQMSAEENTESLRRNILVKFDISPPFKTCHPYANKFLLKYAPYRDLPIGYILHMLKLCPNITSLDLSHLVLCPDFEIIGKKPPKIMNCTSLLPAVQESATSVGEPEADLEVVYLTDSNKNYDYYTGVPKGSSPAFNQNAANHLTAGNDMADPLPLDALYKRRSLNRRVSTSDIQLRQMNPAEVFEFLCANQLGLSLRSVRMDGIVWCRENMIKYFVMKTFKENNGKQLQCSFDKAGLNMNLAWTCCGQLDDFVSLLVMIHISHMDDLALRDVFNVFPQSPTKEKFEIIKDPEILEISNVFAIEYCLDSRSKQSVEFRVTVLKSDRPTSYRIRRLLPSHVSLVVNLRLQDNSSNQLDEELPEPSRRLHSLTYAINSRLRELRNDDLRRNLGENNFFMGSAL, encoded by the coding sequence ATGGGGGTGAGTTCGCAGCGATACCCTAAGGTGAATATTGTGAGCAACGACTATGGCAGGTACGGTACTTCGGTTTATCAGAAGCTTTACAGTAGGAATAACGCAGTCAATGATGTGAACACGTATCCCTATGGCCGTAATCAAGAGGCCGCTCCTGCATGCAGAAATGCAGCTTCAACTGGATCCGCCATTTGCGATGAGAATCCATTGATCGAAACGGCTACGTTTTGCAGTACGGCCACTAGCACCACTAGAGGAGCTAATGACGGGACCAGTTCGGCAGATGAAGGCAGATCAGTGGATATCGCATCGGTGGTGGACGTGGCGGCGGATAGTTCGAGCAGGAGActgaagatcaagaagtaCAGGTCCCTGAtaagctcttcatcgaagaagctcatcaatAGGCTGCATGAACACGGCTCCAGCGATACATTCTCCATATTTTCACTGAGAACTTCGCAATCTCACAAGCATGAGTTGATGAGGTCAGAGCCCATAATTCACGAAGTCAGGACGCTTCCTAGTGCAACCTTCCAATCACTGCCAGTGGAGATTGTGGCTAACATCCTGCTTATGCTCGGCGATGAATGTCAGCACGATCTGGTGAATTGTCTATATGTCTCGCGCACCTTTTACAATGCTACCAAGATGGTTCTTTACCGAGAACCGATGTTCACGTCCACATACCGGGTTGCACAGTTCGTCACGTCTCTAAGGTTGCATCCTGAGAATGGCATGTATGTTAGAACCTTGGATCTCTCTCGTTTGAAGAATGGACTCGTCGCCCAAGATACAGACGACGATCCCTCTCGCGATTTCACAGATCCTCAATCGTCTAGTGATATGGAAGATGCAGATTATGAGTATGCCTTGGCGAGCTGGCGAGATTGGCGTTATCGTCACGACTCGCTGTATGGCGCCGCAGCGTTGAACAGTTACAACTTGAAAAAAGTCGTCTCAAGAGCGTCCTCCATCAGTTCTCAAGCGACTTCATCTGGTATCTCATCGGCAAGCGGGGGCCATGGCCATTGTTCTACAGCGTCCAGCTTGCATCCACGCGGTCACCGCTCCAACAGCTCCGTCAGCTCCTTTACCAGTAGTATAATGTCATCACTTCAGAACAGCTCGCATCTCTCGCTGGTAAGCACTTTTTCGACCGCTAATGAAGCTGGTCACTCACAGACTTTGAACAGAACCAATAAGTCCCATGGATTGAGTAGGAGGAGACCCGCTGACGGTAAAACCGTCCTGAATAATAAGAAATTAagtgaagatgatgaaagtACAATGCGGGATTCTTTATGGCTGAGAATCAGGAGGGGCCCCAGGTACAGGAGGCTGTTGAAGGCAAAGAAAGCAACGCAAGTAACTAACCAGATGTCAGCGGAGGAAAATACAGAATCATTGCGCAGAAATATCCTGGTCAAGTTTGATATATCACCACCCTTCAAGACATGCCATCCTTATGCGAACAAGTTTTTATTGAAGTATGCCCCTTACCGTGATCTGCCCATTGGCTACATTTTGCATATGTTAAAATTGTGCCCTAATATCACCAGCCTGGACCTTTCGCATTTAGTTTTGTGTCCTGACTTTGAGATAATAGGCAAGAAGCCTCCAAAGATCATGAATTGTACCTCATTATTGCCAGCGGTGCAGGAGTCAGCGACGTCAGTCGGAGAACCTGAGGCGGACCTTGAAGTCGTCTATTTGACGGATTCTAACAAGAACTATGATTATTACACCGGCGTTCCAAAAGGCAGCTCTCCAGCGTTCAATCAGAATGCTGCGAATCATCTCACCGCTGGCAATGACATGGCTGACCCCCTACCGCTTGATGCGCTGTATAAACGCAGGTCTCTAAACCGCCGCGTCAGCACCAGCGACATCCAACTGAGGCAAATGAACCCTGCCGAAGTGTTTGAATTTCTCTGCGCAAACCAGCTAGGCCTCTCTCTCCGAAGCGTAAGGATGGATGGCATTGTTTGGTGCAGAGAAAACATGATCAAATATTTCGTCATGAagactttcaaagagaaCAACGGTAAGCAGTTGCAATGCAGCTTCGATAAGGCAGGGTTGAACATGAACCTCGCTTGGACCTGCTGCGGTCAACTGGACGATTTTGTCTCGTTGCTCGTTATGATCCACATTTCACATATGGACGACCTAGCCCTCCGGGATGTCTTCAACGTATTTCCTCAATCAccaaccaaagaaaaatttgaaatcatcaagGATCCGGAGATCCTCGAGATCTCCAATGTCTTCGCAATAGAATACTGTTTGGACTCTCGATCTAAGCAATCGGTCGAATTTCGAGTAACCGTTCTGAAATCGGATAGACCGACGTCCTACAGAATTAGACGTCTACTTCCAAGTCACGTTTCCCTTGTCGTGAATTTACGACTCCAAGACAATTCTTCCAATCAGCTCGACGAGGAGCTGCCTGAACCCTCTCGGAGACTTCACAGCTTGACGTATGCCATCAATTCTAGGCTGCGCGAACTGCGCAATGACGATCTCAGGCGAAATCTGGGTGAAAATAATTTCTTCATGGGAAGTGCTCTATAg
- a CDS encoding ferric reductase family protein, translating into MRLLIALLQFYIFGLAYCSDGYVRYDSGDYIAMACQTAVQATFCSAKFKSNCSCVNVDSLGSYVYCGYQEASNAKEKSSFEHYLMGMCEELTEDKIAAVYKNVTDYLVDPAKVEGFNKTKIINYPVYYNKQTFGYAYLSNRYRWQNFDRAIAWGSGLLGFWAFLILFGGIDHWASRLFPALSMHVKKAIGRWKVIRLLRKHVSLPALFNNKHMTRNFLQGMIPTRLETIVLSLFFCLLVIGEATNIHYLPNGTIWKGRRIQLTRYVGDRSGVISIFLMLPTYLFAGRNNFLLWITGWKQSTFYTYHKWLARMTVMSSFVHVVTMLLNSYWNDKIATRKYKPWWRWGSVAMVAGGIMFFQSMAILRTRCYELFLYIHILMAVFFLCGVWIHLSYFAYTQWAYAAAAIWCFDRFLRLARIGTMGIRTAQASVISDEVIMLTMKHGPGFKKPTAGSFGYIYFCKSWLFFQSHPFTVLQDDDGNIKFLIKVKNGVTRRLYSQITSGPENSHEIKVAVEGFYGEYKPAFAYDQVVMIAGGNGIPGLYEYITDIKEKRMAGKSKTKFVKLYWVIRNWHSLDWFFDELKALQQYDFVETVVYVSRYHDAKLGARFENNASTDSSIRGGTPNEKDETLEKEVSLDYSWLEPITKQLPHVAFRDSRPDLPQLLHLDIQEAAQQDDIAVMTCAHHAMCDDVRKTIAREAGEFRNGRIELFELLQSW; encoded by the coding sequence ATGAGGCTTCTCATCGCCCTGCTGCAGTTCTACATTTTTGGACTTGCATATTGTAGCGATGGATACGTCCGTTATGATTCCGGTGACTACATCGCCATGGCATGTCAAACTGCCGTCCAGGCAACTTTCTGCAGTGCGAAATTTAAATCCAATTGTTCCTGTGTGAACGTGGATTCACTGGGCTCGTATGTCTACTGTggatatcaagaagcaagtAATGCAAAGGAAAAAAGCTCCTTTGAGCATTATTTGATGGGTATGTGCGAGGAGTTGACAGAGGATAAAATAGCAGCCGTTTACAAGAATGTTACAGATTACTTGGTTGATCCAGCAAAGGTCGAGGGGTTTAATAAGACAAAAATCATAAACTATCCTGTGTACTATAATAAGCAAACGTTTGGTTACGCATATTTATCCAATAGGTACAGGTGGCAGAATTTCGACCGTGCTATCGCTTGGGGGTCAGGGTTGTTGGGATTCTGGGCTTTCTTAATCTTATTTGGAGGCATAGACCATTGGGCCTCTCGGTTATTTCCTGCGCTTTCTATGCATGTTAAAAAGGCCATTGGTCGTTGGAAGGTTATTAGACTCTTAAGGAAACATGTATCACTGCCTGCCCTTTTCAATAATAAGCATATGACCCGcaactttcttcaaggtATGATACCGACAAGATTAGAGACAATAGTCCTTTCTCTGTTTTTCTGTCTGTTGGTAATTGGTGAAGCCACCAATATTCACTACTTACCGAATGGTACGATTTggaaaggaagaagaatacaaTTGACCCGCTACGTAGGTGACAGATCAGGTGTCATTTCCATCTTTCTGATGCTGCCCACATACTTATTCGCAGGAAGGAATAACTTCCTGCTTTGGATTACCGGCTGGAAGCAGTCGACATTTTACACTTATCACAAGTGGCTGGCCCGCATGACAGTCATGTCATCCTTTGTGCATGTAGTAACCATGTTACTGAATTCTTACTGGAATGACAAGATCGCCACCAGGAAATACAAGCCTTGGTGGCGATGGGGTTCTGTAGCAATGGTTGCTGGAGGAATTATGTTTTTCCAGTCGATGGCGATCTTGAGAACCAGATGTTATGAATTGTTCTTATACATTCATATTCTGATGGCGgtcttctttctctgcgGCGTGTGGATCCATTTGTCATACTTTGCGTACACTCAATGGGCATACGCAGCAGCTGCTATATGGTGCTTTGACCGTTTTCTCAGACTTGCCAGGATTGGAACTATGGGAATTAGGACAGCACAAGCCTCCGTCATTTCCGATGAAGTCATCATGCTGACTATGAAGCATGGCCCGGGATTCAAGAAGCCGACAGCTGGTTCGTTTGGTTACATTTATTTCTGCAAGAGCTGGCTATTTTTCCAGTCACATCCGTTCACAGTTCTCCAAGATGACGATGGAAACAtcaagtttttgatcaaagtCAAGAACGGCGTTACTAGGCGCCTTTACTCTCAGATAACCAGCGGGCCTGAAAACTCTCATGAGATTAAAGTTGCTGTAGAAGGATTCTACGGTGAGTACAAGCCCGCGTTCGCGTACGACCAGGTCGTCATGATCGCTGGCGGTAACGGTATACCCGGGCTTTACGAATACATTACTGACATTAAGGAAAAGAGAATGGCAGGAAAGAGCAAGACCAAATTCGTCAAGCTCTACTGGGTAATAAGAAATTGGCACAGTTTGGACTGGTTCTTCGACGAACTGAAAGCTTTGCAACAGTATGATTTCGTCGAAACTGTTGTGTACGTTTCCAGATACCATGATGCTAAACTGGGTGCTCGGTTTGAAAACAACGCTTCAACTGATTCGTCAATACGCGGCGGTACCCCCAACGAGAAGGACGAGACGCTCGAAAAGGAGGTATCTTTGGACTACTCATGGCTAGAACCCATTACCAAGCAGCTTCCGCACGTTGCCTTCAGGGACTCGAGACCTGACCTCCCTCAGTTGCTCCATTTGGACATTCAAGAAGCGGCACAGCAAGACGACATCGCGGTGATGACCTGTGCCCATCATGCTATGTGTGACGATGTAAGAAAGACCATTGCACGAGAAGCCGGAGAATTCAGAAATGGCAGAATTGAGTTATTCGAACTTCTGCAAAGTTGGTAA
- the ALD6 gene encoding aldehyde dehydrogenase (NADP(+)) ALD6 (ancestral locus Anc_8.525) has protein sequence MPETTPAKSVQITLPNGLKYEQPTGLFINNEFIQSQGGEIREVENPSTNEKIADISAGNEADVEYAVEAAEKAFYSEWSTQDPKLRAKYLYRLADLIEENFDLVSSIESADNGKTLALSQTDVKLAINCLRDGASYADKIDGRVINSGDTHINLTFHEPIGVCGQIIPWNFPIMMFIWKISPALAMGNTLVLKPASATPLNALFVASLAKKAGFPPGVLNVIPGSGSKVGSAIANHKRIRKVAFTGSTEIGRSTAVDASKSNLKKVTMELGGKCPHLVFDDVDIEKTVPNLVAGILENAGQVCSAGSRIYVQEGIYDKIVEAFRKYVEMNVKVGDPFDDSNFQGAITNKQQYNTILEYIKIGKDEGAKIYGGRKLGDKGYFIEPTIFYDVKQNMRIVKEEIFGPVVAIGKFKTLQEAVDLANDSEYGLAAAVETSSLSTALTVSRKLQSGTVWVNTYNDFDSRMPFGGVKQSGYGREMGKEVYEAYTNVKAIRIKL, from the coding sequence ATGCCTGAAACCACTCCAGCTAAGTCAGTCCAAATTACATTACCTAATGGCTTGAAGTATGAGCAGCCAACCGgtttgttcatcaacaaTGAGTTTATACAGTCGCAAGGTGGTGAGATTCGTGAAGTTGAAAACCCTTCCAcgaatgaaaagatcgcAGATATTTCTGCTGGGAATGAAGCTGATGTTGAATATGCGGTAGAGGCTGCCGAGAAGGCTTTTTACAGTGAATGGTCTACCCAAGACCCGAAGTTGAGGGCCAAATATCTGTACAGGTTGGCCGATCtaattgaagaaaatttcGACCTCGTCAGCTCGATCGAGTCTGCAGATAATGGTAAGACTCTAGCTCTCTCCCAAACTGACGTTAAGTTGGCTATAAACTGCCTGAGGGATGGGGCATCCTATGCAGACAAGATTGACGGCAGAGTAATCAACTCCGGTGATACACATATCAATTTGACCTTCCATGAGCCTATTGGTGTATGTGGACAGATCATCCCATGGAACTTTCCTATAATGATGTTTATTTGGAAGATCTCCCCAGCGCTGGCTATGGGAAATACTTTGGTCTTGAAGCCGGCGTCTGCGACACCTCTGAATGCATTGTTCGTGGCAtctttggccaagaaggctGGTTTCCCTCCTGGAGTATTGAATGTCATACCAGGATCCGGCAGTAAGGTCGGGTCTGCCATTGCAAACCATAAGAGGATTAGAAAGGTTGCTTTCACTGGCTCTACAGAGATCGGAAGAAGCACAGCTGTCGATGCATCTAAATCCAATTTAAAGAAAGTTACCATGGAGCTTGGTGGAAAATGTCCTCACTTGGTGTTTGATGATGTGGATATTGAGAAGACGGTACCAAATCTGGTGGCCGGTATCCTAGAGAATGCAGGCCAGGTTTGCTCCGCTGGGTCTAGAATATATGTTCAAGAAGGCATCTATGACAAGATTGTAGAAGCTTTTAGAAAATATGTCGAAATGAATGTCAAGGTTGGTGATCCCTTCGATGACAGCAATTTCCAAGGTGCAATTACCAACAAGCAGCAATATAATACTATTCTAGAATACATTAAAATTGGCAAAGACGAAGGTGCGAAGATATACGGTGGTAGGAAATTGGGAGACAAAGGCTACTTTATCGAACCAACTATCTTTTACGATGTCAAACAAAACATGAGAATTGTGAAAGAGGAGATATTTGGACCTGTGGTGGCTATTGGTAAATTTAAGACGTTGCAGGAAGCCGTGGATTTGGCAAATGATTCGGAGTACGGTCTTGCAGCGGCAGTGGAAACTTCAAGCCTATCAACTGCCTTGACTGTATCTAGGAAATTGCAGTCTGGTACTGTGTGGGTCAATACTTATAATGACTTTGATTCGAGAATGCCATTTGGTGGTGTAAAACAGTCTGGTTACGGAAGGGAGATGGGCAAAGAAGTCTACGAAGCTTATACCAACGTAAAAGCCATCAGAATCAAATTATGA
- the LDH1 gene encoding triacylglycerol lipase (ancestral locus Anc_8.524), with product MVAGNVDIEGCIKRSCDLEGQPLSGRSLGAIVESYQDGSYLAESIKGSQADQDFKTKFIDENEAYVQFGGTDRYFLRVCHNIRSSGRCDELFLFIHGLGGNLEQFEPLLRMLDETGRQFLALDLPGFGKSDEWDRYCMYDVVEAIHQAVDKIAKSGGYGKLTIVGHSMGCYLSVHYYLKYHEEVNRLVLLAPPKPNVDYLAKNRYWIQIGLHTGHKFPWLFDIYRERFDQCKGLKSSGIRQFFHREGGVTSSYRKLWQFHNNVQIKSRSIFGYFLGWREIDWSELNDVLIKAGAQTSLVIMCGDRDEITPVQYSSDISDLLPGANAKKLIAIRDCGHNLCFDYPEVVLKEFHENVLSELS from the coding sequence ATGGTTGCTGGCAATGTGGATATTGAGGGATGTATCAAGAGAAGTTGTGATCTAGAAGGCCAGCCCCTTTCTGGCCGATCTCTCGGTGCCATCGTCGAGTCTTACCAGGATGGATCTTATCTGGCAGAGAGTATCAAAGGATCTCAGGCAGATCAGGACTTCAAGACCAAGTTCATCGACGAGAATGAAGCATATGTGCAGTTCGGTGGCACAGATCGATACTTTTTGAGAGTCTGCCACAATATCAGAAGTTCAGGTCGCTGTGATGAGCTGTTCCTGTTCATACATGGCTTGGGTGGCAACTTGGAGCAGTTTGAGCCATTGTTAAGAATGTTGGATGAGACTGGCAGGCAGTTTTTGGCGTTAGACCTACCGGGCTTTGGCAAGAGTGACGAGTGGGACAGATACTGTATGTATGACGTTGTGGAAGCAATACATCAGGCCGTGGACAAGATAGCCAAGTCTGGTGGTTATGGGAAACTGACGATTGTTGGACACTCAATGGGATGTTACCTTTCGGTGCATTACTATTTAAAATACCATGAAGAAGTCAACAGGCTTGTGCTTCTGGCTCCGCCAAAGCCCAACGTCGACTATCTGGCTAAAAACAGATACTGGATTCAGATTGGGCTGCATACAGGACACAAGTTTCCCTGGTTGTTTGACATCTATAGAGAGAGGTTTGATCAGTGTAAAGGGTTGAAGAGTTCAGGCATTAGGCAGTTCTTTCATCGTGAAGGAGGCGTAACGAGCTCATATAGAAAGCTGTGGCAGTTCCACAATAATGTTCAAATCAAGAGTCGAAGCATATTCGGTTACTTTCTAGGTTGGAGAGAAATAGATTGGAGCGAGCTGAACGATGTGCTGATTAAGGCAGGCGCACAGACCTCGCTTGTCATAATGTGTGGTGATCGAGATGAGATCACGCCGGTTCAGTACTCATCAGACATTTCTGATCTGCTACCTGGTGCCAACGCAAAGAAGTTAATTGCTATTAGGGACTGCGGCCACAATTTGTGCTTTGATTATCCTGAGGTGGTCCTGAAGGAATTCCATGAGAATGTGTTAAGCGAGCTCAGTTAA
- the KTR3 gene encoding mannosyltransferase KTR3 (ancestral locus Anc_8.523) yields the protein MAAQKKKLMPKSAVLVKKYKRGIRLSFTALVVALTLLFVFHTPSHAGNGLRRNNGEYLMPFTDISQGVHHPKDDGKREKAVMVTLARNSDLWSLVLSIRHVEDRFNHRYNYDWVFLNDEEFTDEFKRITTALVSGKAKYGLIPEEHWSVPSWIDEQKFEASRQKMVEDNVIYGGSVPYRHMCRFNSGFFYRHELLQEYEWYWRVDTDITVFCDIQYDIFKFLRENNKKYGFILSVSEYEATIPTLWATTKDFMKEYPQYVHKNNLMKFISNDGGETYNMCHFWSNFEVGSLEFWRSPAYSKFFDYLDRRGGFFYERWGDAPVHSIAASLLLDKSEIHFFDGLGFHHPDFTSCPTEEKIRLQNKCVCNPEKDLTWLDYYFCTRKFFSAAGYSMPKDI from the coding sequence ATGGCTgctcagaagaagaagttgatgCCAAAGTCGGCAGTCCTAGTGAAAAAATACAAAAGAGGCATCAGACTGTCTTTTACGGCGCTCGTCGTTGCTCTTACTCTTCTGTTTGTGTTCCACACTCCGTCGCATGCCGGTAATGGCCTGAGAAGAAACAATGGCGAGTATCTGATGCCATTCACCGACATCTCCCAGGGAGTGCACCACCCAAAGGATGATGGCAAGCGGGAAAAGGCCGTCATGGTGACCCTGGCAAGAAATAGTGACCTCTGGAGTTTAGTGCTGTCGATCAGACACGTCGAAGACCGTTTCAACCATAGATACAATTACGATTGGGTGTTCctgaatgatgaagagttcacCGACGAGTTCAAGAGGATCACTACTGCTCTTGTCTCTGGCAAAGCCAAGTACGGGTTGATTCCTGAGGAGCATTGGTCTGTTCCTTCATGGATCGATGAGCAAAAGTTCGAGGCTTCCAGGCAGAAGATGGTTGAGGACAACGTCATCTACGGCGGTTCCGTTCCTTACAGACATATGTGCCGTTTTAACTCTGGTTTCTTCTACCGGCACGAGCTTTTACAGGAGTACGAGTGGTACTGGAGGGTGGACACTGATATAACAGTCTTTTGCGACATACAGTATGATattttcaagttcttgcgagagaacaacaagaaatACGGGTTCATTCTCTCCGTTTCTGAGTACGAAGCCACCATCCCAACCCTGTGGGCTACCACCAAGGATTTCATGAAAGAATATCCGCAATATGTACACAAGAACAACCTAATGAAGTTTATTTCCAACGATGGTGGTGAAACCTACAATATGTGTCACTTCTGGTCGAATTTCGAAGTCGGCTCGCTCGAGTTCTGGAGATCTCCTGCTTACTCCAAATTTTTTGACTATCTGGATCGACGTGGTGGATTCTTTTACGAGAGATGGGGCGACGCTCCAGTCCATTCCATTGCAGCTTCATTGCTTTTGGATAAATCAGAGATTCACTTTTTCGATGGCCTGGGATTCCACCATCCTGACTTTACTTCCTGTCCAACAGAGGAGAAGATCAGGTTACAGAATAAATGTGTTTGCAACCCAGAGAAGGACTTGACTTGGCTTGATTACTACTTCTGCACCAggaaattcttcagcgctGCCGGGTACTCAATGCCAAAAGACATATAG